One Trichoderma asperellum chromosome 5, complete sequence genomic region harbors:
- a CDS encoding uncharacterized protein (EggNog:ENOG41) has translation MSLVDRSNTNIQADLIPHSHTLEGQDHTGRTLYRRRSFPPSSETCSTATTTTTTDMAQFDNAMSSTTTKSETMLAKAPALPPRSALRASRLLATMPQKLSQHRPVLTHAAPHLLYLSSEEDVSSSADDFSDCDYSSDSEHTQEVQEQPSTCQDIARIVSVVFSGKPCIVQLSRRSRSQTSCSDRPATELTRISTEPVFSRRKESVSSTSSAKVAFQHPPRSSSIMSPVTFDRDSNSFLNVDPFASKSEAEEPEQPEPQLRKTAAMFKRTLSLVRKRSRPNLNPSASRSREALSIQTGPMEQLSEEKEENHTSTPRISTPQPALPSYPGAMAPRRASSYSAATLSPASDVSSPLSPTKRIRQGFLTRRRSIRV, from the coding sequence ATGTCCTTGGTGGACCGCTCGAACACGAACATCCAAGCCGATCTCATTCCACACAGCCATACTCTAGAGGGGCAGGACCACACCGGGAGAACATTgtatagaagaagaagcttcccACCAAGCTCAGAGACTTGTAGCACCGcaaccacaaccacaaccacTGACATGGCCCAATTCGACAACGCCATGTCGTCAACCACCACAAAGTCAGAAACCATGCTAGCCAAGGCACCAGCTCTACCCCCCAGAAGCGCTCTGAGAGCCTCACGCCTGCTGGCCACCATGCCTCAGAAGCTTTCACAACACCGACCTGTCCTCACTCACGCCGCCCCGCATCTTCTGTACCTCTCTTCAGAAGAGGACGTTTCCTCCTCCGCCGACGACTTCTCCGATTGCGACTACAGCTCCGATAGCGAGCACACACAAGAGGTGCAAGAGCAGCCATCAACTTGCCAGGACATTGCCCGGATAGTCTCCGTTGTCTTTTCAGGAAAGCCTTGCATTGTCCAGCTTTCTCGAAGGTCGAGATCACAGACGTCGTGTTCGGATCGCCCTGCTACCGAGCTTACAAGGATATCAACCGAGCCTGTGTTTAGCAGACGAAAGGAGTCTGTCTCGTCTACATCATCGGCCAAAGTCGCATTCCAGCACCCTCCACGCTCAAGCAGCATCATGTCCCCAGTTACCTTTGACAGAGACTCAAATTCGTTCCTCAACGTGGACCCCTTTGCATCAAAATCAGAAGCGGAAGAACCTGAGCAGCCCGAGCCCCAGCTCCGAAAGACGGCGGCAATGTTCAAGAGGACGCTCAGCCTGGTCAGAAAGCGTAGCAGGCCCAATCTGAACCCCTCGGCTTCGCGTTCTCGAGAAGCACTTTCAATACAGACGGGTCCTATGGAGCAGCTTAGcgaggaaaaggaggagaaCCACACCAGCACCCCGCGCATCTCGACACCACAGCCAGCTCTGCCCTCCTACCCAGGAGCCATGGCTCCAAGGAGAGCGAGCAGCTACTCAGCCGCCACGCTGTCGCCGGCTAGCGACGTATCGTCACCCCTGTCACCGACAAAACGGATTCGCCAGGGCTTCTTGACTCGGCGACGAAGCATCAGAGTATGA
- the GSY1 gene encoding glycogen synthase isoform 1 (CAZy:GT3) — protein MADGHPVRDIKNHLLFEIATEVAHRVGGIYSVLKSKAPVTTAEYGDRYTLIGPLNHQSAAVEVEEMEPTNKELAATMQTMKDRGIGMLYGRWLIEGAPRVLLIDTKTAYNFVNEWKSDLWSVASIPSPPDDDETNEAVVFGYLVAWFLGEFVCHEKEKAVIAHFHEWLAGVALPLTKKRRIDVTTIFTTHATLLGRYLCAGSVDFYNNLQFFDVDAEAGKRGIYHRYCIERAAAHSCDVFTTVSHITAFESEHLLKRKPDGVLPNGLNVTKFSAVHEFQNLHQQAKEKIHDFVRGHFYGHYDFEPENTLYFFTAGRYEFRNKGVDMFIESLARLNHRLKAAGSKMTVVAFIIMPAQTTSLTVEALKGQAVIKSLKDTTNIIEQAIGRRIFERSLKWHEGDPMPDEKELISGQDRVLLRRRLFAMKRHGLPPIVTHNMLNDSEDPVLNQIRRVQLFNHPSDRVKVVFHPEFLNSANPVLPLDYDDFVRGCHMGVFPSYYEPWGYTPAECTVMGVPSITTNLSGFGCYMEELIENSSDYGIYIVDRRMKGVEDSVNQLSQFMFEYCGKSRRQRINQRNRTERLSDLLDWKRMGMEYIKARQLALRRAYPNSFTGDEEEEELEDFIRGPEQKISRPFSVPGSPRDRTGMMTPGDFASLQEGREGLSTEDYVAWKLPEEEDPEEYPFSLTLRTKQPSGVDPETQATLNGNN, from the exons ATGGCCGACGGACACCCTGTTCGCGACATCAAGAACCACCTTCTCTTTGAGATTGCTACGGAAGTAGCTCATCGAG TCGGTGGTATCTACTCTGTGCTCAAATCCAAGGCTCCGGTTACTACTGCTGAGTATGGCGATCGATACACGCTTATCGGTCCACTCAACCACCAATCG GCCGCAGTCGAGGTCGAGGAGATGGAGCCCACCAATAAGGAGCTGGCCGCCACCATGCAGACCATGAAGGATCGGGGAATTGGCATGTTGTACGGCCGCTGGCTGATTGAGGGCGCTCCCCGAGTTCTCTTGATTGATACCAAGACAGCCTACAACTTTGTCAACGAGTGGAAGTCCGACCTTTGGTCTGTGGCCAGCATTCCGTCCCCACCCGACGACGATGAAACCAATGAGGCTGTTGTGTTTGGATACTTGGTGGCGTGGTTTCTTGGAGAG TTTGTATGCcacgaaaaggaaaaggctgTCATCGCCCATTTCCACGAATGGCTGGCTGGTGTTGCTCTACCCCTTACCAAGAAGAGACGGATTGATGTTACGACCATCTTCACGACCCATGCCACTCTCTTGGGCAGATATCTTTGTGCCGGTTCTGTTGATTTCTATAACAACCTACAGTTCTTTGATGTCGATGCCGAGGCTGGAAAGCGTGGTATCTACCATCGGTATTGCATTGaacgtgctgctgctcattCTTGCGACGTCTTCACAACTGTCTCTCACATCACCGCTTTCGAGTCAGAGCATCTCTTGAAGAGAAAGCCTGACGGTGTGCTGCCCAACGGCCTCAATGTTACCAAGTTCTCGGCAGTTCATGAATTCCAAAATCTGCACCAGCaggccaaggagaagatCCACGACTTCGTCAGAGGTCACTTCTACGGCCACTACGACTTTGAACCAGAGAACACGCTGTACTTTTTCACTGCTGGGCGCTATGAATTCCGGAATAAGGGTGTCGACATGTTCATCGAGTCTCTTGCGCGACTCAACCACCGGCTCAAGGCGGCAGGCAGCAAGATGACTGTCGtggccttcatcatcatgcCCGCTCAGACTACATCGCTGACTGTGGAGGCTCTCAAGGGCCAGGCCGTCATTAAATCCTTGAAGGATACTACCAATATCATTGAGCAAGCCATTGGTCGTCGTATCTTTGAGCGGTCTCTCAAGTGGCATGAGGGCGACCCAATGCCAGATGAGAAGGAACTCATTTCCGGCCAGGACCGCGTTCTCTTGCGTCGGCGTCTCTTTGCCATGAAGCGACATGGCCTTCCTCCCATTGTCACCCACAACATGCTCAACGACAGCGAAGATCCTGTCCTGAACCAAATTCGTCGGGTGCAGCTATTCAATCACCCCTCAGACCGTGTCAAGGTTGTGTTCCATCCAGAGTTCCTCAACTCAGCCAACCCCGTCCTGCCATTGGATTACGATGACTTTGTGCGTGGCTGCCACATGGGCGTCTTCCCTTCATACTACGAGCCATGGGGCTACACCCCTGCCGAGTGTACTGTCATGGGCGTTCCAAGCATTACTACCAATCTGTCTGGCTTTGGATGTTATATGGAGGAGCTCATCGAAAACTCCAGCGACTACGGTATCTACATTGTAGACCGAAGAATGAAGGGTGTTGAAGATTCCGTCAACCAGCTGAGCCAGTTCATGTTTGAATACTGCGGCAAGAGCCGCCGTCAGCGTATCAACCAGCGAAACCGTACTGAGCGACTCAGCGACTTGCTGGACTGGAAGCGTATGGGCATGGAATATATCAAGGCCCGACAGCTGGCTCTTCGACGGGCATACCCCAATTCATTCACcggagacgaagaggaagaggagttgGAAGACTTTATCCGTGGACCGGAGCAGAAGATCTCCAGGCCGTTCTCCGTCCCCGGCTCACCTCGCGATCGCACTGGCATGATGACTCCTGGAGACTTTGCCAGTCTGCAAGAGGGGCGAGAGGGCTTGAGCACGGAGGACTATGTCGCCTGGAAATTGCC tgaggaggaggacccCGAAGAGTATCCCTTCTCTTTGACTCTCCGAACAAAGCAACCCAGTGGCGTGGACCCAGAAACCCAGGCCACCCTGAACGGTAATAACTGA